The following proteins come from a genomic window of Falco cherrug isolate bFalChe1 chromosome Z, bFalChe1.pri, whole genome shotgun sequence:
- the GADD45G gene encoding growth arrest and DNA damage-inducible protein GADD45 gamma isoform X1 yields the protein MTLEEVHGQEPVPAGHDWMQGAGKALHELLVSAQRRGCLTAGVYESAKLMNVDPDNVAFCVLAADEEDEGDIALQIHFTLIQAFCCENDIDIVRVNDVAKLAAIVGPSEEPGEPRDLHCILITNPDEDGWKDPALEKLNLFCEECRNVNDWVPTITLPE from the exons ATGACTCTGGAGGAAGTCCACGGACAGGAACCAGTGCCTGCGGGCCACGACTG GATGCAGGGCGCCGGCAAGGCCCTCCACGAGCTGCTGGTGTCGGCGCAGCGCCGCGGCTGCCTCACCGCCGGGGTCTACGAGTCGGCCAAGCTGATGAATGT CGACCCTGACAACGTCGCCTTCTGCGTGCTGGCCGCAGACGAGGAGGACGAGGGGGACATTGCCCTGCAGATCCACTTCACCCTGATCCAGGCCTTCTGCTGCGAGAACGACATTGACATCGTGCGAGTGAACGACGTGGCCAAGCTGGCTGCCATCGTGGGGCCCAGCGAGGAGCCCGGCGAGCCGCGGGACCTGCACTGCATCCTCATCACG aACCCAGATGAAGATGGCTGGAAGGACCCTGCCCTTGAAAAGCTGAACTTGTTTTGTGAGGAGTGCCGAAATGTCAATGACTGGGTACCAACTATTACCCTGCCTGAGTGA
- the GADD45G gene encoding growth arrest and DNA damage-inducible protein GADD45 gamma isoform X2, whose amino-acid sequence MTLEEVHGQEPVPAGHDCDPDNVAFCVLAADEEDEGDIALQIHFTLIQAFCCENDIDIVRVNDVAKLAAIVGPSEEPGEPRDLHCILITNPDEDGWKDPALEKLNLFCEECRNVNDWVPTITLPE is encoded by the exons ATGACTCTGGAGGAAGTCCACGGACAGGAACCAGTGCCTGCGGGCCACGACTG CGACCCTGACAACGTCGCCTTCTGCGTGCTGGCCGCAGACGAGGAGGACGAGGGGGACATTGCCCTGCAGATCCACTTCACCCTGATCCAGGCCTTCTGCTGCGAGAACGACATTGACATCGTGCGAGTGAACGACGTGGCCAAGCTGGCTGCCATCGTGGGGCCCAGCGAGGAGCCCGGCGAGCCGCGGGACCTGCACTGCATCCTCATCACG aACCCAGATGAAGATGGCTGGAAGGACCCTGCCCTTGAAAAGCTGAACTTGTTTTGTGAGGAGTGCCGAAATGTCAATGACTGGGTACCAACTATTACCCTGCCTGAGTGA